The following are encoded together in the Cryptococcus neoformans var. neoformans JEC21 chromosome 9 sequence genome:
- a CDS encoding U1 small nuclear ribonucleoprotein, putative encodes MGKYYCDYCDIYLTHDSMNARKAHNSGRNHVANVRDYFAGLGGNQAQSLIDQIIQQHESGGRNQMMMAPSMRLGAGFMNPLATQPGYPGPPPPGAFPTFPPTAGTPPFRPPFPPSSAPGAPPPTMPPFLPPNASAGAAPGIGMGSTPPFPPNTASPNPGMPPFRPPMGMGMPPAPAQAQAQGSPMGMPQQGQQGTFTPTQEVPQGAGAGIHPDRLRMLGQ; translated from the exons ATGGGGAAATACTACTGCGACTACTGCGATAT CTACCTCACCCACGACTCTATGAACGCCCGCAAAGCACACAATTCGGGTCGTAATCATGTCGCCAATGTTCGAGACTACTTTGCCGGCCTGGGAGGGAACCAAGCGCAGAGTCTGATTGACCAAATTATCCAACAGCACGAAAGCGGGGGTAGAaatcagatgatgatggcgccGAGTATGCGGTTGGGTGCGGGGTTCATGAATCCCCTGGCTACTCAGCCTG GCTACCCCGGcccccctcctcccggAGCATTCCCCACTTTCCCCCCTACAGCCGGTACACCCCCCTTCCGTCCTCCTTTCCCCCCATCCTCAGCACCCGGTGCTCCTCCCCCTACCATGCCgcctttcctccctcccaaCGCTTCTGCCGGTGCCGCACCCGGTATCGGTATGGGGAGCACGccccctttcccacctAACACCGCGTCACCGAACCCCGGTATGCCGCCGTTTAGACCAccgatggggatggggatgcctcctgctcctgctcagGCACAAGCACAAGGATCACCGATGGGGATGCCACAGCAGGGACAACAAGGGACGTTCACACCCACGCAAGAGGTTCCTCAAGGTGCTGGGGCGGGAATACATCCTGATCgattgaggatgttggGACAATAG
- a CDS encoding pseudouridylate synthase, putative, with the protein MIITFILRRANKMSRYANLTREQLIQKLEALECTSLVPSQEPLPPQTATATKQERRSKKKAEKPFHFPAHPTRHIALLISYHGWPYSGLALQAPATPDGPPVPTVEAELLAALEKTRLIAEGKGWEGCGFGRCGRTDRGVSGEGQVVNLWVRSSRKRGDGGGELGDGWRDAVEPEVEKMEKTVIVQEDEEKGVKEKKSKVIQPPRQPSEFPYPKLLNSVLPPSIRILAWSPIPASFDSRFSCTYRHYRYAFHTRPTPTSPELDLELMRQGAQLLLGEHDYRNFCKLDGSKQIENHTRGVLKAWFEGGKSQGVGDGMMVFNLIGTAFLWHQVRHIIAVLFLVGAKLEPPSIVSDLLDVKRFPSKPNYTMGHPLPLTLHHCGYPDDLIDWRFGGYDGPWQRLSEDEKEKKYNLAMGGREGLDRQLEVARQEAQLRSWQISGSLRKLDSIFGPSRAEKYAGALWPIGGGDYMMSGKYKKVEDRPRGETPDEVNRKWREGKGKIRKEAREAKGMDVDE; encoded by the coding sequence ATGATTatcaccttcatccttcGGAGAGCAAACAAAATGTCACGCTACGCCAATCTCACTCGCGAGCAACTCATCCAAAAACTCGAAGCTCTCGAATGCACTTCCCTCGTCCCTTCGCAGGAACCTCTCCCGCCCCAGACCGCGACGGCCACTAAACAAGAACGCAGGTCCAAAAAGAAGGCTGAAAAGCCCTTCCACTTCCCTGCACACCCTACCCGCCACATCGCCCTTCTCATCTCGTATCACGGCTGGCCTTACTCTGGTCTTGCACTACAAGCGCCCGCTACGCCCGATGGACCGCCCGTCCCTACCGTCGAGGCGGAATTGTTGGCAGCgctggagaagacgaggttGATTgcggaaggaaaaggatgggaagggtgTGGGTTTGGGAGGTGTGGACGGACGGATAGGGGGGTGAGTGGGGAGGGACAGGTGGTTAATCTGTGGGTGAGGAGTAgtaggaaaagaggagatggtggtggggagttgggagatggatggcGGGATGCGGTTGAACCGGAAgtggaaaagatggaaaagactGTGATAGTAcaggaggacgaggaaaagggagtgaaagagaaaaagagcaaAGTCATCCAGCCTCCTCGACAACCGAGCGAGTTTCCATATCCAAAACTTCTCAATTCTGTTTTGCCACCTTCTATCCGAATCCTCGCATGGTCTCCTATCCCAGCATCATTCGATTCACGATTCTCCTGCACGTATAGACATTATCGTTACGCCTTCCACACCCGACCCACACCTACTTCTCCTGAACTCGACCTTGAGCTCATGCGCCAGGGTGCTCAGCTCTTACTGGGCGAACACGATTACCGTAATTTCTGCAAGCTAGACGGGTCGAAGCAGATTGAGAACCATACGCGAGGCGTACTGAAAGCATGGTTcgaaggagggaagagtcAAGGTGTAGGCGATGGGATGATGGTATTCAACTTAATCGGTACCGCTTTCCTATGGCATCAAGTTCGTCATATCATTGCCGTCTTGTTCCTCGTCGGTGCGAAACTCGAACCGCCCTCCATCGTATCTGACCTGCTCGACGTCAAGCGCTTCCCTTCAAAGCCCAACTATACGATGGGTCACCCTTTGCCTCTCACTTTACACCATTGTGGGTATCCCGACGACCTGATCGATTGGCGGTTTGGGGGATATGACGGTCCTTGGCAGAGATtatcggaagatgaaaaggagaaaaaataCAACCTCGCcatgggaggaagagaaggtttAGACAGACAACTCGAAGTTGCGCGCCAGGAAGCTCAGCTGCGAAGTTGGCAAATATCAGGTTCTTTACGGAAACTTGATTCCATCTTTGGCCCCTCACGCGCTGAGAAATATGCGGGAGCGTTATGGCCGATAGGCGGGGGAGATTACATGATGAGTGGAAAGTATAAGAAGGTAGAAGATCGACCGAGGGGTGAGACCCCGGATGAGGTGAATaggaaatggagagaaggcaaggggAAGATTAGGAAAGAGGCGAGGGAGGCGAAGGGGATGGATGTTGACGAGTAA
- a CDS encoding ketoreductase, putative, giving the protein MVADTVHVGQHLAGHPSVHLFGHEIVLDVSIPALILSTVGAAFLLRYTLSIFRLFLELTVLPGKDIKSFQSRKGETWAVVTGCTSGIGLEFARQLAAKKFNIILVGRRQSALTDLSKEIESKYDVHTKSVTVDVSTPGSARDDALTQLELLAQNLDVGILINNVGASHSMPVAFHETERSEMSRIIETNVTWTYLVTRSILPSMVARSKQKGAPKSLVITIGSLSGRIPSPLLASYSGTKAALATWTKALAEEVKPQGVIVELVQAAFVVSNMSKIRKSSPFVPTPAPFVRSTLNSIGLPRGAQGRPHERTPFWSHAILDYVVGFAGYVSEMAGIKVILGMHKDIRKRALKKAARDEKKAE; this is encoded by the exons ATGGTAGCAGACACAGTCCACGTCGGTCAGCATCTTGCTGGCCATCCTTCTGTTCATCTCTTTGGGCACGAAATAGTCCTCGACGTGTCCATCCCGGCGCTTATCCTCTCCACCGTCGGAGCTGCTTTCCTACTCCGATAcactctctccatcttcaggcttttccttgagCTTACTGTCTTGCCAGGAAAGGAC ATCAAATCGTTCCAGTCTCGAAAGGGAGAGACATGGGCTGTGGTTACCGGGTGTACTTCAGGTATCGGCCTCGAATTTGCTCGACAGCTTGCCGCCAAAAAGTTCAATATTATCCTTGTCGGTCGAAGGCAGTCTGCTCTTACTGATCTTTCCAAGGAAATCG AGAGCAAGTACGATGTTCACACCAAATCTGTTACTGTGGACGTTTCTACCCCTGGTAGTGCTCGAGACGACGCGCTCACTCAGCTTGAGCTTTTGGCCCAAAACCTTGACGTGGGTATTCTCA TTAACAATGTCGGTGCATCACACAGCATGCCTGTAGCTTTCCACGAGACTGAGCGTTCCGAAATGAGCCGTATCATCGAGACC AACGTCACCTGGACCTATCTCGTCACTCGCTCCATCCTCCCATCAATGGTCGCCCGCTCCAAGCAAAAAGGCGCTCCCAAATCCCTCGTCATTACTATCGGTTCCCTCTCCGGACGCATCCCCTCTCCGCTCCTTGCGAGCTATTCTGGGACAAAGGCTGCTTTGGCTACTTGGACAAAGGCATTGGCGGAGGAGGTCAAGCCTCAGGGTGTGATCGTTGAGCTTGTTCAGGCTGCTTTCGTT GTATCCAACATGTCCAAAATTCGTAAATCTTCACCCTTCGTCCCTACCCCTGCGCCTTTTGTTCGCTCAACTCTCAACTCTATCGGCCTTCCGCGCGGTGCCCAAGGCCGTCCGCATGAGCGCACACCCTTTTGGTCTCATGCTATTTTGGACTATGTCGTTGGGTTTGCAGGCTATGTGAGTGAGATGGCAGGGATCAAGGTCATCCTCGGGATGCACAAGGATATTAGGAAGAGagctttgaagaaggctgctagagatgagaagaaagcggAGTAA
- a CDS encoding transcription regulator, putative yields the protein MVTLVEHRAFLNSILDRQAERRRLIDPEAVFPTQPVIRGRIPRAIHHRTPGDDEGERDGWISKENVANYVKEEETIRNDYCEWYGATGECGSNFIMGAEGEDICSEYPALKKLMNLKAQLVSSNSHPPLYFPLSHEPLRDSLLSTFSNFRFDVIRINPLLDWADIAELPIKQISSDPAIVFLWVGRGDQEGLERGRECFARWGFRRAEDIVWVKTNRNKNSGERAAANGALFANQKEHCLMGIKGTIKRSVDVRFAHCNVDTDIIVWEDSGDHEGPRYPPYLYTLIENFCLGTRRLEIFGRPNLARRGWVTAGLEPFSSSSSTADQNNVQLFDPQSYPSLVPESDGKPILPFSPEIDQLRPKSPVRKPPRYNNPSGGNPNNLAGGGIGNSGSRNQGGLAVGGRPSPAPRFAQNGGTSGSGTPMGNRPNLVMPNQTSPIDYSQTQGRMSPVNPMMMQGPTMEQMVAANMGMGGIGVGMNGPMGMPMGMPIGNQYAYGMGINGGQPGFGPPFGAGMGMPVGMGVGMGMGMPMGMDMGMGHMGNMGFDGMMPGQGQGFGQQQLPQMFGNPQMGPRFGGWHGQGGQGQWQ from the exons ATGGTAACGTTAGTCGAGCATCGCGCCTTCCTTAATTCAATACTCGACCGTCAAGCCGAGAGGCGGAGGCTCATTGATCCTGAAGCGGTATTCCCAACTCAACCTGTCATACGCGGTCGTATACCAAGGGCTATCCACCATAGGACCCCAGGTGATGACGAgggtgaaagagatggatggattAGCAAGGAGAATGTTGCCAACTAtgtcaaggaggaagagaccATCCGTAATGACTATTGCGAATGGTATGGCGCTACCGGCGAATGCGGGAGTAACTTCATAATGGGTGCAGAAGGCGAAGATATCTGCTCTGA ATACCCGGCGCTCAAGAAGCTCATGAATCTCAAAGCTCAGCTCGTGTCAAGCAACTCTCACCCTCCACTTTATTTTCCACTTTCGCACGAACCTCTTCGCGACTCCCTTCTCTCAACATTCTCAAACTTTCGATTCGATGTCATTCGAATAAACCCTTTATTAGACTGGGCTGATATCGCCGAACTTCCTATAAAGCAAATCTCGTCTGATCCTGCTATTGTGTTTCTCTGGGTCGGGCGAGGTGACCAAGAGGGCTTGGAAAGAGGCAGGGAATGTTTTGCGAGATGGGGTTTCAGAAGGGCGGAGGATATAGTATGGGTCAAGACGAATCGAAATAAGAATAGTGGCGAGAGGGCAGCAGCTAATGGTGCTTTGTTTGCCAACCAGAAGGAGCACTGTCTGATGGGAATCAAGGGGACTATCAAGAGAAGCGTAGACGTGAGGTTTGCGCATTGCAACGTGGATACGGACATCATTGTCTGGGAAGATTCCGGAG ATCATGAAGGACCAAGATATCCCCCGTACCTCTATACCCTTATTGAAAACTTCTGCCTTGGTACTCGCCGTCTCGAAATCTTTGGTCGTCCTAACCTGGCTCGCCGAGGATGGGTCACTGCAGGCCTtgagcccttttcctcttcgtcctcgacTGCTGACCAAAACAACGTACAACTTTTCGATCCCCAAAGTTATCCTTCCCTCGTACCAGAATCCGATGGCAAACCCATCTTACCATTCAGCCCCGAAATAGATCAATTACGCCCCAAATCCCCTGTGCGCAAACCGCCACGTTATAATAACCCATCTGGCGGTAATCCCAACAACCTAGCAGGTGGTGGAATAGGTAACAGTGGATCTAGAAATCAAGGCGGATTAGCTGTCGGCGGGCGACCGTCTCCTGCCCCCAGGTTCGCGCAGAATGGTGGAACTAGCGGGTCAGGTACTCCTATGGGCAATAGACCCAACCTCGTAATGCCGAACCAAACTTCTCCAATAGACTATTCCCAAACCCAAGGCCGAATGAGCCCGGTGAAtccgatgatgatgcaagGCCCGACTATGGAGCAGATGGTGGCTGCCAACATGGGTATGGGCGGTATAGGGGTCGGCATGAATGGGCCTATGGGTATGCCGATGGGGATGCCGATAGGAAATCAATATGCTTACGGGATGGGTATTAACGGTGGACAACCCGGATTTGGCCCGCCATTCGGAGCAGGGATGGGCATGCCAGTGGGTATGGGAGTAGGAATGGGTATGGGTATGCCAATGGGTATGGATATGGGGATGGGACACATGGGAAATATGGGTTTTGATGGTATGATGCCGGGGCAAGGACAAGGTTTtggacagcagcagctgccACAAATGTTTGGGAACCCTCAGATGGGCCCGAGGTTTGGAGGATGGCATGGCCAAGGTGGTCAAGGACAATGGCAGTAG
- a CDS encoding long-chain-fatty-acid-CoA-ligase, putative produces the protein MAPRKNKEPASWEVDADKPKPDGETRVRRAYCVKDLVTQPAPGIDTVHDLLIYAAKTHGSKKGFASRDILKVITEEKEVTKRVGGKEHKETKKWNYFKLSPYNWMSYEGFLGKVKEIGAGLRVLAADDGRESEKFFNIYSQTSRNWMLVAQACAFNAVPISTAYDSLGPEGLKHAIQETEVHSMFTNADLLPTLLKVIGDTETVKVIVYDGEADPKIIEDLKNVREGMKVVTLDEVVEIGKKNPVEAIKAKREEVYCCMYTSGSTGTPKGVLLTHGNVVSAVASVWTLLYEYLTSKDSYLAFLPLAHILEFVVENSFIFAGLPVGYGRVKTLTDASVRECKGDIAEFKPSIMVGVPAVWELIRKGILTKVDQSGALKKSIFNFALKAKQAAHHYSIPFLAGLTDTIVFDAVRAQTGGNLKILFSGGGAVSKSTQQFLCTALVIMIQGYGLTETTAMATILNPAFMQFGAVGGPVPAAEVKLIDAPEAGYFSTNNPPQGEILVRGPAIFKGYYKRPDLDKEAFTEDGWFRTGDVGQWNKDGTLSIVDRLKNLVKLAGGEYIAIEYLESIYKSCPLVANGAILANGDHNQPAMVVVAHPHNLPAFAKKNGLGDGEDLEHLCTDDKVTDAALKELNNIGKKAGLKGMELLEAIVLVADEWTPESGFLTAAQKLQRRVIEKHYEDRIKAVYD, from the exons ATGGCCCCCAGAAAGAACAAGGAACCAGCTTCTTGGGAAGTAGATGCTGACAAACCCAAGCCTGATGGCGAAACACGCGTTAGGAGAGCTTACTGCGTAAAAGACCTTGTTACGC AGCCTGCTCCCGGAATTGACACTGTTCACGACCTCTTAATCTATGCTGCCAAGACCCACGGTTCCAAGAAGGGTTTTGCCTCGCGTGATATCCTAAAGGTCATCAccgaggaaaaggaggtTACCAAGCGTGTCGGCGGCAAGGAGCACAAGGAAACGAAGAAATGGAACTacttcaagctctctcCTTATAATTGGATGTCTTATGAAGGATTCCTTGGCAAGGTGAAGGAAATTGGTGCTGGTCTTAGAGTGCTTGCTGCCGATGACGGTCGGGAATCAGAAAAGTTCTTTAACATCTACAGCCAGACTTC TCGAAATTGGATGCTCGTCGCTCAAGCCTGTGCTTTTAATGCTGTCCCCATTTCTACCGCTTACGACTCCCTTGGGCCCGAAGGTCTCAAGCACGCAATCCAGGAGACCGAGGTCCATAGCATGTTCACCAACGCCGACTTGCTTCCTACTCTCCTTAAGGTCATTGGGGATACTGAAACCGTCAAGGTTATTGTCTACGACGGCGAAGCGGACCCTAAAATTATCGAGGACTTGAAGAATGTGCGGGAAGGCATGAAGGTTGTGACTTTGGATGAAGTGGTGGAGATTGGGAAAAAGAATCCCGTTGAAGCTATCAAGGcaaagagggaggaggtgtACTGCTGCATGTACACCAGTGGTTCGA CTGGTACACCAAAGGGTGTGCTTCTGACGCACGGTAACGTCGTTTCTGCCG TCGCTTCCGTCTGGACCCTCTTGTACGAGTATCTCACCTCCAAGGACTCTTACCTCgctttccttccccttgcCCACATTCTCGAATTCGTCGTTGAGAACTCTTTCATTTTTGCTGGTCTTCCCGTTGGTTACGGTCGCGTCAAGACCTTGACAGACGCGAGTGTTCGAGAATGCAAGGGTGATATTGCGGAGTTTAAACCC TCTATCATGGTCGGTGTCCCTGCTGTCTGGGAACTTATCCGAAAGGGTATTCTTACCAAGGTCGACCAGTCCGGTGCTCTCAAGAAGTCCATTTTCAACTTTGCCCTCAAGGCCAAGCAAGCTGCCCACCACTATTCTATTCCGTTCTTGGCCGGACTCACCGATACTATCGTTTTCGACGCCGTTCGTGCACAGACTGGCGGTAACTTGAAGATCTTGTTCAGCGGTGGCGGTGCTGTCTCCAAAAGCACTCAGCAGTTCTTGTGCACAGCCCTGGTCATTATGATTCAAGGTTACGGCCTTACGGAAACGACTGCCATGGCTACCATCCTCAACCCCGCCTTCATGCAATTCGGGGCTGTCGGTGGTCCCGTTCCTGCTGCTGAAGTGAAGCTTATCGACGCTCCTGAAGCTGGCTActtctccaccaacaatCCTCCTCAGGGTGAGATTCTCGTCAGAGGTCCTGCCATCTTCAAGGGTTACTACAAGCGCCCTGACCTTGACAAGGAAGCCTTTACCGAGGATGGTTGGTTCCGAACTGGTGATGTCGGACAATGGAATAAGGATGGTACTCTCTCTATTGTCGACCGACTCAAGAACCTCGTCAAGCTCGCTGGTGGTGAATATATTGCCATCGAGTACCTCGAGTCTATTTACAAGTCATGTCCCCTTGTTGCCAACGGCGCTATCCTTGCCAACGGTGACCACAACCAACCCGCCATGGTCGTCGTCGCCCACCCCCACAATCTTCCCGCTTTTGCCAAGAAAAATGGTCTTGGTGATGGCGAAGACCTCGAGCACTTGTGTACCGATGACAAGGTTACGGATGCTGCGTTGAAAGAATTGAACAACATCGGTAAGAAGGCGGGATTGAAGGGTATGGAGTTGTTAGAAGCTATTGTGCTTGTGGCGGATGAGTGGACACCTGAAAGTGGTTTCTTGACTGCTGCTCAGA AGTTGCAAAGGAGGGTCATCGAGAAGCACTACGAGGACCGTATCAAGGCCGTCTATGATTAA